The genomic DNA TCAACGCCGGCGTGATCAAGCGCATGGGCCGGGTGGACGAGGGCAACACCGCCAGCGACTTCGATCCCGACGAGCAGAAGCGGGGGATCTCGGTGAGGGCTACTCCGCTGGTGATGGAGTGGAAGGGTTACAAGATAAACCTCCTTGATACCCCCGGTTTCGCCGACTTCATCGGGGAGGTCACCTCGGTTCTGCGGGTGATAGACGGCGCCGTCTTCGTGATCTCGGCCGTGGCCGGCGTGGAAGTGCAGACGGAACTCATCTGGAAGATGGCGGACAAATACGGCTATCCGCGCGTCGTCTTCGTAAACAAGATGGACCGTGAGAACGCCAGTTTCCAGCGCTGCCTGGACCAGTTGCAGCAACTCTACGGGTCCCGTGTGGTCCCCTTCCAGCTCCCCATCGGCGAAGAACACGACTTCAAGGGGGTCATCGACCTGGTGGCCAACAGGGCCTACACCTACGCGGAGGACGGTAAGGCCCAAGAGGTGGAGATCCCCGGCGATATGGCGGACCAGGTCCAGGAGGCCAGGGACAAGGTCATCGAGGGGGCGGCCGAGTCCAGCGACGAACTCATGGAGAAGTACCTCGAGGGCGAGGAATTGGACGAGAACGACGTCATAGCCGCTCTTCTCGGAGGCGTGTCGCAGGGGACCATCGTGCCGGTGCTGTGCGGAAGCGCCACCCACAACATCGCGGTGGAGCACCTCGCGGGCGCCATAGTCAACTCCCTGCCGTCGCCGGCGCGCCTCGCGGAGGTCAAGGGCACCAGGAAGGGCGGCGACGAGGAGGTCTCCTTCCCAGCCAGAGACGATTCTCCCCTCTCCGCTCTGGTCTTCAGCACCATCTCCGACCCCTACGTGGGTAAGCTCACCTATTTCCGCGTCTTCTCGGGCACGCTCACCGCGGACAGCACCATCTATAACCCCAACCGCGACAAGGAGGAGCGCGTGGGGCAGGTCTTTATCGTGCGCGGAAAGAACCAGATCGTAGTGCGCGAGATACCCGCGGGAGACATCGGCGGAGTCGCCAAGCTCACCGAGACCACCACCGGCGATACCCTCTGCGAGAAGGACCGCCCCATCGTGCTGCCCACCATCGACTTCCCTGATCCCATCATGTCCCTGGCGGTGGAGCCCAAGACCAAGGGCGACGAGGACAAGCTCTCGGTGGCGCTCTCGCGCCTCAGCGACGAGGACCCCACCTTCAACGTCCGCCGCGATACGGAGGTGAAACAGACCATCATCTCCGGCATGGGAGAGGCGCACCTGGACATCATGATGGAGCGCATGGCCCGCAAGTTCGGCGTCAACGTGAACACCGAACTCCCCCGGGTCCCCTACAAGGAGACCATACGCAAGAACGCCCGTGCTGAGGGGAAGCACAAGAAGCAGACCGGTGGGCACGGCCAGTTCGGCATCGCCTGGCTCGAGCTGCAACCGTTGGAGAAGGGCGCCGGGTTCGAGTTCGTGGACAAGATAGTAGGCGGCGTGATCCCCAAGCAGTTCATACCCTCCGTCGAGAAGGGAGTGCGCAAGGCCATGGAGGAGGGCTTCATCGCCGGCTACCCCATCGTCGATTTCAGAGCCACCGTCTACGACGGCAAGTTCCACCCCGTCGATTCCTCAGACATCTCCTTCCAGATCGCGGGGGCCCTTGCCCTGAGGGGAGCCATGGCGGATGCGGAGCCGTACCTCCTCGAGCCAATCATGGACGTGGAGATCATGGTGCCGGAGGCATATATGGGCGACGTAATAGGCGACCTCAACGCCAAACGGGGCCGCATTCTGGGCATGGAGGCGGAGGGCGGTCTGCAACTGGTGCGCGCCCAGGTGCCCATGGCCGAGATGCTGCGCTACTCCATCGACCTTCGCTCCATCACGGGGGGGCGCGGCACCTTCAGCATGACGTTCTCACATTATGAGGAAGTCCCCTCCCACATAGCGGCGAAGATCATCGAAGCCTCCAGGGAAGAGAAGAAAGACTGAACACCCCCGGCCTGCGTGAGCAGCGACGCGTAGAGCTGGGGCCATCATTTATACTGGCCCCAGTCGCCATCACATAATGATTGACTTTGGTTCCATGAAATACCCAGGGGCATAGCAACCCCGAACCATCAGGGCCGAAGTTCTCTCACGCTACTCGCCGGTGAGTATCTCCCCCAGCCCTTTGAGCAGCCGCTCGTAAGTCCCGGCCAGGCCTTCGGGCATCACTTTCGCCTCCCCCACCACGGGCATGAAGTTGGTATCGCCTTGCCAGCGGGGGACGATATGCATATGCAGGTGCTCGTCATAACCGGCCCCGGCGGCCTTACCCAGGTTGGCCCCGAGGTTGAACCCCTGGGGCTGCATCTGGCGCTTGATGACCGTGATCATCAGCGTGGTCAGCTCCATCAGCTCGCGCATCTCCTCGGGCTCCAGCAGCTCCAGGTCGCCGACATGGCGGTAGGGCGCGGCCATGACATGGCCGGTGTTATAGGGGTATAGGTTCATGATCGCGAATGCGGAGCTGCCGCGGTGCAGGATAAGCGCTCCCCGGTCGTCGCCCTCCTGCGGTTTGGTGCAGAAGATACAGCCCTCCTCGCGAATGCTCTCGATCTCACGCACGTAGTTTATCCTCCATGGCCTCCACAGCCTCTCCATCAGCTTCCCCAGTTGCTGTCACGGTCCTTCTCCACCACCATGCGCCGTGCCGCGTCCAGGAACCTCTCCAGCGGCACGCCCCTTTCCTCATGGCCGGCCCGGTCTCGTACGGAGACGGCGTTGGCCTCGATGTCCCGGTCGCCCACCACCAGCGTGAAGGGGACTTTCTGCATCTGGGCGCGGCGGATCTTCATGTTGACCGTCTGGCGGTCATCATCGATCTCCACCCTCAAGCCTCCACCGCCCAGTACGCCCGCGACCTGACGCGCGTAATCCAGGTGCCTGTCTGCGACGGGGACGATCACCGCCTGCAGCGGCGCCAGCCAGAGCGGGAACTCGCCGGCATAGTGCTCGATGAGCACGCCGAAGAAGCGTTCGATGCCCGCCAGCACCACGCGGTGTATCATCACAGGCCTGTGCGGCTGGTTGTCAGCCCCGGTGTAGGTGAGATCGAAACGCTGCGGCAGGTTGAAATCGGCCTGCACCGTCGGCCCCTGCCACGACCGGCCGATGGCGTCTTTCAGCTTGATGTCGATCTTGGGCCCGTAGAACACCCCTTCGCCCGGGTCCACGGTATAAGGGATGGCCAGGTCCTCGAGGGAACGCCCCAGGATGGCCGTGGCCTTCTCCCAGAGGTCGTCGCCGCCCACGGCCCTTTCGGGCCGGGTGCTCAGGAAGACCTCGAAGTCCTCGAAACCGAAGGAGCGCAGGGAGTAGAAGGCGAACTCCAGGCACTCGCCCACCTGCTCCTCCAACTGCTCCTCGGTGCAGATGATATGGGCGTCGTCCTGGGTGAACCCGCGCACCCGCATGAGGCCGTGCAGCACCCCTGAACGTTCGTAACGATAGACCGTACCCAGCTCGAAATATTTTATGGGCAGGTCGCGGTAGCTGCGCGGGCGTGTCTTGTAGATGAGCAGGTGCCCGGGGCAGTTCATGGGTTTCACCACGTATTCCGCGCCGTCTTTTTCGAAAAAATACATGTTCTCCCGGTAGTAGTCCAGGTGCCCCGAGACGTGCCAGAGCTGTCCCTTGAACAGGTGGGGCGTGACGACCATCTGGTAGCCGCGCCGCCGGTGCTCCTCCTTGAGGAAGTCCTCGATGATGCCCCTGAGGACCGCGCCCTTGGGATGATAGAAGACCACTCCCGGACCCGCCTCCTCGTGGAAGCTGAAGAGGTCGAGTTCCCTGCCAAGGCGGCGGTGGTCTCGCCTCTCAGCCTCTTCAAGGAACTCGAGGTACGAGGCGAGTTCGGATTCCATGTCAAAGGCGGTACCGTAGATGCGCTGCAGCATGGGGCGGTTTTCGTCTCCCCTCCAATATGCGCCCGCCAGCGAGAGGAGCTTGAAGAAGCGCACCCTCCCCGTGGACGGCAGGTGCGGCCCGCGGCACAGATCGACGAAATCGCCCTGGCGGTAGACGGTCACCCCTTCTTCCTCCATGTCCTCGAGGAGCTCTACTTTGTAATCCTGCCCCAAGTCGCGGAAGAGCTGGATGGCCTCGTCACGGCGGAGCTCCTCCCTGACCAGCGGCTGGTCTCTCTTCACGATTTCGGCCATGCGCTCCTCGATACGGGGCAGCTCCTCAGGGGTCAGGCTCTCCGCAAGATCGAGATCGTAGTAGAAGCCGTCGGCGATGGCGGGGCCGATAGCCAGCTTGGCGCCGGGATAGAGCTCCGTCACCGCCTGCGCCATGATATGCGACGCGGTATGGCGGTAGATGTCCGCGGCCTCCTCGTCGCCCCAGCGGACCACCTCCACGTCCCCTTCCTCCAGGGGCGCCGCGAGATCGACCAGGCGCCCGTTGAGACGGACCGCCACCGCGGCGTCAGCAGCTACGCGGTCGTGTTCGCGCAGCATGTCCAGGATGCTCTGCCCCTCCGGCGCGTCGATCTGCCGCGATCCACCCAGGATTATCTTCAAGCGTTCCTCCTATAGCCTCTCCAGGATGATCTCCAGCTCCACGTCCTCCAAATGCGTGATGGACCCCTCGCTTATGAGGTGAACCCTGAAGCGCAGGTCGTTCCCGGAAGCGCGGGCGTCCTGGCCGAGAAGGGCGATGATCTTCATGGCGTAGGTGACCGCATTGCGCCCACGGGCATGCACGCGTGGGTTCATGCCCCGCCCCAGCATGTCGGAGAGCCCGCGCATGACCTCGGCTCCGTCCGATTCCGGAGTGATGACGGTGGGCTCGACCTCGGCGCTCTTCATCTCCTGTACCTTTAGCGCTTCCGCCTCCTGCCCTATCCTCTCTACCTCCTCGGCGGAGACCATCAGCGCCTCCAGGTCCTCGAAGACGAATCCGCACCTGAGGCAGAACTGCGAGTCAAGTGGGCTCAGGTCGCCGCAACTGGGGCAGCGCAACCTCGCGCCCGCGTGCGCGTCGCGCATGTTCCTCGCGGCCTCATCTATCTCCGTTGACCTCAGCGCCTCCTGGAAGCGCGCGTAGCAAAGGGAGCAGAACTCGGCATCGTCAGGGTTGTCAGCCTGGCATTTTGGACACTTCATCGCCTACCTCCGCTGGTTGTGCCGCCTGCCGCCTCTCCGTGCGGTCCTGCGCGGTATAAGCTCGGTTAAAGCGCCGCGCGGCTCCACGGCGGACAGCCTGCCCCCGTTTCGCCGCGCTCCATTCCCGGGAGACGGTAGGTACCCCGGCCATATGTAGAAGGCCCAACGGACCTCTGGTCATGGTGGGCGCGGAGGGGATTGAACCCACGACCTCTTCCGCGTCAAGGAAGCGCTCTCCCACTGAGCTACGCGCCCGTACCGCTAATATTTTGTGCGATTTACGGTCATTTCGCAACCGGCCTTCTGTTGTCAACACCGCTAAAAGCGCGTGATGTTCATGCCGATTGAGACATATATGGAGAGAGAGAAGGCCCAGGACATATACGACAGGATGTCCCGCAACCGCCTGCGCCTGGCGGCGGCCATCGTGCTCGTCGCCGTCATCATCATGGCATTTTCCGGCCTGGCCATCTACCTGTTGCTCGAGGCGCTCTCCATCGGACTGGATTTCTGGCTGCCCTGGACCCTGTTCTGGCTGCTATGTCTGCTCTACGTGCTGCTGCGTTATGTCGCGGGCGGAAGGTGGCTGCTCAAAGGCGTGGCGATACTGCCCGAGTGGAAGGTGGACAGGCGCCTCAAGGACGCCCTCATGGCCGCGTCCCTGGCCTCAGACATGCTGGACAGCATACGGCTCTACGAGATCCCCGACGACGATATCAACGCTTTCACCCTGGCGTTGCCCGATGGCACCTTCGCGCTCTTCGTCACCCGGGGGGTATCGCGCAAGATGTCGCTGGACGGGCGCGTGGCCGTTATCGCCCACGAGATCGCGCACATGCGGTCTGGCGATACCACCATCTACACCATCATGATCCGCCTGGCTGGACGCAGGTCGCTCAAGAAGATGGTAGGGGGTATGCCCGGCGAGTTCTATGATCCGCTGAAATGGCTTCATAAGCTGGTTGTTACAGCTACATGCTTCGCTGTCGCCGCGTCCATGGTCGTCAACATCTCGAGGGGGGACGAGTTCACTCTCTCCTCGAGCGCCTTTTTCTGGACCATAATCGCCGTTCTCCTCGTTGTCGCGATGGTTGCCCTGCCGCCCGTCATCAGCTCCCTGCTCAAGGTGTTTCTTGACCGCAACCGGGAATACAACGCGGACATGCAGGCCGTATATATCACGCGCGATCCCGGCGCGGTCTACGGCGCCATCAGGATGGCGGCGGAGGACGTCATGGACGTCATCCTGCTCCCAGCCTGCTTCGATGCCCTGCTCTTCTGCCCGGTGGTGAACTACTCCTACTACAAGCCGTTCCGCACCCAGCCCACCATGGCGCAGCGCATGGAACGCCTGCGTGAAGCCTTCCCCGGAGTCACCAAGTGACCATCAAACGAACGGCCCCCCCGCCGGGGGGCCGTTTACGGACTTGGAGGCGGCGACCGGATTTGAACCGGTGATCAAGGTTTTGCAGACCTTTGCCTTACCACTTGGCCACGCCGCCGCATCTATACATCCGCCGCCTTCGCGGCAAAAAGGTAGGCGACCTCTCGCCTACCTGTATTGCTGGAGCGGAAGACGGGATTCGAACCCGCGACCCTCACCTTGGCAAGGTGATGCTCTACCAACTGAGCCACTTCCGCCTGCTTCACACCTCACGATTCTAGCATCGCCCGCCCGGTTGCTCAAGGCCGGCCGGTCTACCTCCTGGCCTCTTTCTGCAGGACCTTGCTGACGATGATCAACCTGCTCGCCCGGTCCTTCAGGGCGCGCTTGAATTCGATGACGCTCTTCTCGAAGTCCGGTTCGGGTTTGTAGGCGTAGATGGTCTCCGCGCCGTCTCCCGCCCTGAACTCGTGCGAGAGGATCCCCTTCGCCGCCAGCCTCTCCAGGAAGGGCTCGATGTCCGAACCGAGCCTGCCGATGCTCATGGCTATGCTGGCGGGAGAACCGACCGTGTAGGGGTTCTCATGGAAAAACATGATCAGATCCCAGGTGATGAACGAATCTACGAACTCCTCGACGAAGTTGCCTACTTGCTGGTCCAGGTTTTCGAAATCTAGCATCGCAGGATCACACCTCGTTAACTCCCGTTTATTTGAAGAACTCCTCCGCCTTCTTCAGGCGGCGCGTAATGTACGGGTTTCCGCTGAGGATACCCTCTCTTCCCTCGAAAACCGCTTTGATCTCTATCCCCGCGGGAGTGATCAGCATGCGCCTGATGCTCTTGTCGTGATCCGAGGCGCGGTGCTTGAGCACGAAGAGCGCGCGCTCGATACTCGAGCTGATCTCCACGTAGCGCAGCTGGATGATGGTGTCCACGATATACGAGAGACCGGCCTCCGCCACTGACATATTGCCGGTGATGAAAGCGTCCTCCTGGGTAACCAGGGCGGTGATGTCATAGCGCAGCAACCCGTTGAGGAACGTGTACATTATCTCTCGCAGCTGTACGGGCTCCTGGGTTATACGCTCCAGCTGGGTCATGGAGTCCACGAAAACCCGCTTGGCGGAGATCTCCTCAATGGTGCGGTCGAAGATCCCTCCCGGCTGCTGGATCTCCCTAAGGAACACGGCGGGGGTGGTGAAAATGGTACGCAGTTTGTCTTCGCGCTCATATGCCCTCAGGTCGAACCCTATGGAGATGGCATCGCGGTATAGCTGTCGCGGGAACTCCTCGAAGGTGATGATCAACCCCGGCTCGTCGTATTCGAGGATGCCCCTGGAGATATACTCCATGCCCACACAGCTCTTGCCGGTGCCTGGGGCCCCCTTGATGACCGCGACGGAGTTGAAAAGCAGCCCTCCACCCAGCATGTCGTCAAGTCCAGAGATCCCCGTCGGCACGCGGTGAGAGTTGCTCTTGCCTGCCTCGGATCCTCCCGCGCCCATCTGTACTCCCCTGACTCTCACAACAGGATGTCATTATTCTACAACATTCACGCCCACCCGACCTAGGCGAAATGGCCAACCTCGCGTCCCATAAAGGTGTCGGGGCGGCTGCGCGCCGCCCCGACCGGTTGAAGGACGAGATGCGATGAGGCTTTTTAATGCAGGAAACATCGATGGCAGAAGGAGTCGTCGATATCCTTCCCCATCTTTCCGCAATAAGCTTTGAACCCCCTGAGCTCCATGGTCTCCCCGTCCCTGATCTCGCGCAGCACGTGGAGTTTGTCGCACCAGAAGAAATCGTCAAGACCCAGCTTCGGCCGTTCCTTCATCCATCATCACCCCGTTTCTATTGTTAAACATTTATATAATATTTTAACAATATTAACTCTAGTATAACCTGTCAACAGGGCTTGTCAAGACTTTTTCTCGACTTTTTTCGCGCTGCCCGTTGTACTTGATAAGCCTGCTTGTGCCCGGTTTTCGGTTACGCATATAATCGATCTCGGTCCAGGACAAAGGAGGGACGATGGCCAAGGACCTCGACAGGATCTTTAATCCCGCTTCCATCGCCATGGTCGGCGCTTCAAACACGCCGGCGAAATGGGGTTCCTTTCTGCTTATAAACCTCATGGCCGGCGGCTATCCGCGTGAGCGGATCTACCCCGTAAACCCCAGGGAGACGACGATACACGGCCTGCAGGCCTATCCCTCTCTCGCATCGCTTCCCACCGTCCCCGACCTCGCCTTCATCACCACCCCTGCCACCACCGTGGCCGGCATCCTCGAGGAATGTGCCCGGGTTGGGACGGACCATATCATCGTCATCTCATCAAACTTCTCCGAGGTCGGCGAGGACGGGGCGCGTCTTGAGCGGGAGGTCAAGGAGACTGCCATAAGGCACGGCCTCACCGTCGTGGGGCCCAATACCATGGGCATCGTGAGTACGCGGCGCAGGATCTTCGCGGTCGGCGCCCCGGTGCAGCTGCACCCCGGAGGCATCTCCTTCGTATCCCAGAGCGGCAACGTGGGGGCCAACATGCTGGGGTGGACCATGAACCAGGGCATCGGTTTCGGCAAGTTCGTCGGCAGCGGCAACGAGGCCCTTCTTCACGCCGAGGACTATATAGATTATTTCGGAGAGGACGATGAGACCAGCCTCATCCTCGCCTATCTCGAGGGCGTGGACAACGGCAGGGATTTCATCGAGATCGTCTCCCGCATCAGCCTCGCAAAACCGGTGATCGTGCTCAAGTCGGGGCGCACCGAGGAGGGCGGCAGGGCCGCCATGTCTCACACCGGCTCCCTGGCCGGCTCTGACCATATCTACGATGCCGCCTTCCGCCAGAGCGGGGCCATCCGAGCCGATACCTCCCAGGACATGCTGGACCTGGCGAAGGCCTTCGAGCGCCTGCCCCTGCCGCGTGGCGACCGCGTGGGCGTGATCACCCTTGGGGGAGGTTGGGGGGTCCTGGCCACCGACGCCACGGCCGCGGCCGGGCTGAAAATGGGTAGACTCGACGCCGAGGTGACCAGGGTGTGCGACGAGATGTTGCCGCCGTTCTGGAGCCATGCCAACCCGGTGGACCTGGTGGGGACCATCTACATGGACACCCACGTGGCTATCCTGGAGGCCATGGCGAAGTCGCCGGAGATGGACGCCATCATCGTCCTGGGCTCCCTGGGGACCGGCACCATCATCGGCCTCAACGTACTGGTCTCCCAGAAGCTGATCATGGATATGAGCGAGGACGCCCTCAAGGGTTTCTTCACCGAGCTCAAGGGGCGCAATATCAGGTTGCTCGCAAGGGCCAAGGAGCTGATGGCCACTTACAACAAACCAATCGTCTTCGTCGAGATGCAGTTCATCGGGGAGGAGAGCCTGCGCGACCTGGAGGCGGGAGAGACCGTCATCTTCACCGCCCCCGAGAAGGCCGCCGCGATCATAGCGAAGATGCTGCAGTACCGCCGCTACCTGGAGAGGAAAGGCGCCATCTGATACCCCCCCATCGCGGGATCGCCGGGACGCAGAACGGCGCCTCCGGTGGAGGCGCCGTTAGACCCGCAAGCGTGACCGTCTCGCCTAGCTCTCCACGAAACGGGGCTTCATCTTCTTCGGGTTCCAAACCGTGTAAATGCCCTCGTCCGGGCAGTTCGGGAGGGGTTCGTTCTCGTCCTTATGCTCGTACTCGTACGCGCATTTGTCGCAATAGTACTTTCCGGCCGGAGCTTTCTCTCCCGTTGTCAGAACCTCATCCGCCATCTGGTTCACCTCCGTGTTTCGATATGACGGGAGGCGTTATCATCCGCCTCGTCAGCAGGCCAGTCTTCATTTTGTTCCGTGGGGCATTATTAGTCAACCCCGAAAGGACCCACGTGAACGCAGGTCGTAGCGCGGTC from Actinomycetota bacterium includes the following:
- a CDS encoding M48 family metalloprotease gives rise to the protein MEREKAQDIYDRMSRNRLRLAAAIVLVAVIIMAFSGLAIYLLLEALSIGLDFWLPWTLFWLLCLLYVLLRYVAGGRWLLKGVAILPEWKVDRRLKDALMAASLASDMLDSIRLYEIPDDDINAFTLALPDGTFALFVTRGVSRKMSLDGRVAVIAHEIAHMRSGDTTIYTIMIRLAGRRSLKKMVGGMPGEFYDPLKWLHKLVVTATCFAVAASMVVNISRGDEFTLSSSAFFWTIIAVLLVVAMVALPPVISSLLKVFLDRNREYNADMQAVYITRDPGAVYGAIRMAAEDVMDVILLPACFDALLFCPVVNYSYYKPFRTQPTMAQRMERLREAFPGVTK
- a CDS encoding zinc ribbon domain-containing protein, coding for MKCPKCQADNPDDAEFCSLCYARFQEALRSTEIDEAARNMRDAHAGARLRCPSCGDLSPLDSQFCLRCGFVFEDLEALMVSAEEVERIGQEAEALKVQEMKSAEVEPTVITPESDGAEVMRGLSDMLGRGMNPRVHARGRNAVTYAMKIIALLGQDARASGNDLRFRVHLISEGSITHLEDVELEIILERL
- a CDS encoding ATPase domain-containing protein, which gives rise to MGAGGSEAGKSNSHRVPTGISGLDDMLGGGLLFNSVAVIKGAPGTGKSCVGMEYISRGILEYDEPGLIITFEEFPRQLYRDAISIGFDLRAYEREDKLRTIFTTPAVFLREIQQPGGIFDRTIEEISAKRVFVDSMTQLERITQEPVQLREIMYTFLNGLLRYDITALVTQEDAFITGNMSVAEAGLSYIVDTIIQLRYVEISSSIERALFVLKHRASDHDKSIRRMLITPAGIEIKAVFEGREGILSGNPYITRRLKKAEEFFK
- the thrS gene encoding threonine--tRNA ligase: MKIILGGSRQIDAPEGQSILDMLREHDRVAADAAVAVRLNGRLVDLAAPLEEGDVEVVRWGDEEAADIYRHTASHIMAQAVTELYPGAKLAIGPAIADGFYYDLDLAESLTPEELPRIEERMAEIVKRDQPLVREELRRDEAIQLFRDLGQDYKVELLEDMEEEGVTVYRQGDFVDLCRGPHLPSTGRVRFFKLLSLAGAYWRGDENRPMLQRIYGTAFDMESELASYLEFLEEAERRDHRRLGRELDLFSFHEEAGPGVVFYHPKGAVLRGIIEDFLKEEHRRRGYQMVVTPHLFKGQLWHVSGHLDYYRENMYFFEKDGAEYVVKPMNCPGHLLIYKTRPRSYRDLPIKYFELGTVYRYERSGVLHGLMRVRGFTQDDAHIICTEEQLEEQVGECLEFAFYSLRSFGFEDFEVFLSTRPERAVGGDDLWEKATAILGRSLEDLAIPYTVDPGEGVFYGPKIDIKLKDAIGRSWQGPTVQADFNLPQRFDLTYTGADNQPHRPVMIHRVVLAGIERFFGVLIEHYAGEFPLWLAPLQAVIVPVADRHLDYARQVAGVLGGGGLRVEIDDDRQTVNMKIRRAQMQKVPFTLVVGDRDIEANAVSVRDRAGHEERGVPLERFLDAARRMVVEKDRDSNWGS
- a CDS encoding CoA-binding protein: MAKDLDRIFNPASIAMVGASNTPAKWGSFLLINLMAGGYPRERIYPVNPRETTIHGLQAYPSLASLPTVPDLAFITTPATTVAGILEECARVGTDHIIVISSNFSEVGEDGARLEREVKETAIRHGLTVVGPNTMGIVSTRRRIFAVGAPVQLHPGGISFVSQSGNVGANMLGWTMNQGIGFGKFVGSGNEALLHAEDYIDYFGEDDETSLILAYLEGVDNGRDFIEIVSRISLAKPVIVLKSGRTEEGGRAAMSHTGSLAGSDHIYDAAFRQSGAIRADTSQDMLDLAKAFERLPLPRGDRVGVITLGGGWGVLATDATAAAGLKMGRLDAEVTRVCDEMLPPFWSHANPVDLVGTIYMDTHVAILEAMAKSPEMDAIIVLGSLGTGTIIGLNVLVSQKLIMDMSEDALKGFFTELKGRNIRLLARAKELMATYNKPIVFVEMQFIGEESLRDLEAGETVIFTAPEKAAAIIAKMLQYRRYLERKGAI
- the fusA gene encoding elongation factor G, encoding MDRFEMEKIRNVALFGHGDSGKTSLAEAMLFNAGVIKRMGRVDEGNTASDFDPDEQKRGISVRATPLVMEWKGYKINLLDTPGFADFIGEVTSVLRVIDGAVFVISAVAGVEVQTELIWKMADKYGYPRVVFVNKMDRENASFQRCLDQLQQLYGSRVVPFQLPIGEEHDFKGVIDLVANRAYTYAEDGKAQEVEIPGDMADQVQEARDKVIEGAAESSDELMEKYLEGEELDENDVIAALLGGVSQGTIVPVLCGSATHNIAVEHLAGAIVNSLPSPARLAEVKGTRKGGDEEVSFPARDDSPLSALVFSTISDPYVGKLTYFRVFSGTLTADSTIYNPNRDKEERVGQVFIVRGKNQIVVREIPAGDIGGVAKLTETTTGDTLCEKDRPIVLPTIDFPDPIMSLAVEPKTKGDEDKLSVALSRLSDEDPTFNVRRDTEVKQTIISGMGEAHLDIMMERMARKFGVNVNTELPRVPYKETIRKNARAEGKHKKQTGGHGQFGIAWLELQPLEKGAGFEFVDKIVGGVIPKQFIPSVEKGVRKAMEEGFIAGYPIVDFRATVYDGKFHPVDSSDISFQIAGALALRGAMADAEPYLLEPIMDVEIMVPEAYMGDVIGDLNAKRGRILGMEAEGGLQLVRAQVPMAEMLRYSIDLRSITGGRGTFSMTFSHYEEVPSHIAAKIIEASREEKKD
- a CDS encoding HIT domain-containing protein → MERLWRPWRINYVREIESIREEGCIFCTKPQEGDDRGALILHRGSSAFAIMNLYPYNTGHVMAAPYRHVGDLELLEPEEMRELMELTTLMITVIKRQMQPQGFNLGANLGKAAGAGYDEHLHMHIVPRWQGDTNFMPVVGEAKVMPEGLAGTYERLLKGLGEILTGE